From Lujinxingia vulgaris, a single genomic window includes:
- a CDS encoding NnrS family protein: MVQIDLLAPNAPAPTRAPRALWACGFRPFFLVAAIFAVVAVPWWATIFARGLSVATGWSALSWHGHEMIFGFALAVIAGFLLTAVQNWTKGVTAQGPWLMALVALWVAGRVAMSGVWEPGILGAILDLSFIPALAVAIGRPLLASKSRRNYKFLGMLGALFALNLLMHLASLGAPVAGERLWLLGALDLVVVMMLVVGGRVIPMFTSNATGVAVRKSAWLDKALFAFVGLSIVSQIAMGLGAQSLRWVAILSSALAGVAVIARMVGWGTRAALKVPLLWVLHAGHAWIGVGFMLRATAYLWPQVSSAMATHAITVGAVGMLTLGMMARVALGHTGRKLQPHRSLGWAFALLGVAALGRTFLPMVAPALLAGAWPGYYVGFVSFSAALWAVAFLIYAVVYLPVLTRPRVDGRPG; encoded by the coding sequence ATGGTTCAGATCGATCTTTTGGCCCCGAACGCGCCCGCGCCAACGCGCGCCCCCCGCGCGCTGTGGGCCTGTGGGTTTCGGCCCTTCTTTCTGGTCGCCGCGATCTTTGCGGTGGTCGCGGTGCCCTGGTGGGCGACGATTTTTGCGCGCGGTCTCAGCGTGGCCACAGGCTGGTCGGCGCTGAGCTGGCACGGTCACGAGATGATCTTTGGTTTTGCGCTGGCGGTGATCGCGGGCTTTTTGCTCACGGCGGTGCAGAACTGGACCAAAGGCGTCACCGCGCAGGGGCCGTGGTTGATGGCGCTGGTGGCCCTGTGGGTGGCCGGGCGCGTGGCGATGAGCGGGGTGTGGGAGCCGGGAATCCTCGGCGCGATCCTGGACCTGAGCTTCATCCCGGCGTTGGCGGTGGCGATCGGGCGGCCGCTGTTAGCCTCGAAGAGTCGTCGTAATTACAAATTTCTGGGGATGCTCGGCGCACTTTTTGCGCTGAACCTCCTGATGCACCTCGCTTCGCTCGGTGCGCCTGTTGCTGGAGAGCGCCTGTGGCTTTTAGGAGCCCTCGACCTCGTCGTGGTGATGATGCTGGTCGTCGGGGGGCGCGTCATCCCGATGTTTACCAGCAACGCCACCGGCGTGGCCGTGCGTAAGTCGGCCTGGCTGGACAAGGCGCTCTTCGCGTTTGTGGGGCTGAGCATTGTCTCGCAGATCGCGATGGGGCTCGGTGCGCAAAGTTTGCGCTGGGTCGCCATCCTGAGCTCGGCGCTGGCCGGCGTGGCTGTTATCGCCCGGATGGTCGGCTGGGGCACCCGCGCCGCGCTCAAGGTGCCGCTTTTGTGGGTGCTGCACGCCGGTCACGCCTGGATCGGCGTGGGATTTATGCTGCGCGCGACCGCCTACCTCTGGCCCCAGGTCTCCTCGGCAATGGCCACCCACGCCATCACCGTCGGTGCGGTGGGGATGCTCACCTTAGGGATGATGGCGCGCGTGGCCCTGGGGCATACCGGGCGCAAACTTCAGCCGCACCGCTCGCTGGGCTGGGCCTTTGCGCTCCTGGGCGTCGCCGCGCTCGGCCGCACCTTCCTCCCCATGGTCGCCCCGGCGCTACTCGCCGGCGCCTGGCCGGGCTATTACGTGGGTTTTGTGAGCTTCTCTGCTGCGTTGTGGGCGGTGGCCTTTCTGATCTACGCGGTGGTGTACCTGCCGGTGCTCACGCGACCCCGGGTCGACGGCCGGCCGGGGTGA
- a CDS encoding CopD family protein, whose protein sequence is MEMLYKVAVATHVIAATIWVGGVLFMALVAIPVARTLDPKSRANITSAIGRRFQRVGWASLGWLVLSGSFMMYFWGARWANLVDLSFFQAPHTRVLGLKLVVVTLMMLLSLTHDFFVGPRASGGSTPEQIARYRKMAAWQGRITGVLVILIVILATMVARPWLV, encoded by the coding sequence ATGGAGATGCTCTACAAGGTCGCCGTGGCCACCCACGTCATCGCGGCCACCATCTGGGTGGGCGGGGTGCTCTTTATGGCGCTGGTGGCCATTCCGGTGGCCCGCACGCTTGATCCGAAGTCGCGCGCGAACATCACCTCGGCCATTGGACGCCGCTTTCAGCGGGTGGGTTGGGCGAGCCTGGGGTGGCTGGTGCTCAGCGGCTCGTTCATGATGTACTTCTGGGGGGCGCGCTGGGCCAACCTCGTCGATCTTTCTTTCTTCCAGGCGCCGCATACCCGGGTGCTCGGCCTGAAGCTCGTGGTGGTTACCCTGATGATGCTGCTGAGTCTTACGCACGACTTCTTTGTGGGGCCGCGCGCCTCCGGGGGCAGCACCCCGGAGCAGATTGCGCGCTACCGCAAAATGGCCGCGTGGCAGGGGCGAATCACCGGGGTGCTCGTGATTCTCATCGTCATACTCGCCACGATGGTCGCGCGGCCCTGGCTTGTGTGA
- a CDS encoding ABC transporter permease, with the protein MSTTSLPARNFGVVRQATSLFALDFGRQLRARKTFVLFAVQLLPVFVALAYVAFGELDGMTMFRNSLESVYLPFLVPLAALYFGGPSVVDEIEGRTITYLTLRPIPRALLYLAKLKSAMVSATLVSTIPIALLFVVCAASSGEFGAELGTLGQMLGAAAVGAVTYTALFAMLAVIFSSSLLLGIIYYVVVEMVVAAIPVVELASVKFHVRTIAGLQGADRAGWLDKLILDEPLNFEWWFGLLVAGIITVLATAAATAIFREKQFHV; encoded by the coding sequence ATGAGCACAACCTCCCTTCCGGCCCGCAACTTCGGCGTGGTGCGCCAGGCCACGAGCCTCTTTGCGCTGGATTTTGGCCGCCAGCTCCGCGCGCGAAAGACGTTTGTGCTCTTCGCGGTGCAACTTCTGCCGGTGTTCGTCGCCCTGGCGTATGTCGCCTTTGGCGAGCTCGACGGGATGACGATGTTCCGCAACAGCCTGGAGTCGGTGTACCTGCCCTTTCTGGTGCCTCTGGCCGCGCTTTATTTTGGCGGACCCTCGGTGGTCGATGAGATCGAGGGGCGCACGATCACCTATCTGACCCTGCGGCCGATCCCGCGCGCGCTGCTCTACCTGGCCAAGCTCAAAAGCGCGATGGTCAGCGCGACGCTCGTGAGCACCATCCCCATCGCCCTGCTCTTTGTGGTCTGCGCAGCGAGTTCGGGAGAGTTTGGCGCGGAGCTCGGAACGCTGGGGCAGATGCTGGGCGCGGCGGCGGTGGGCGCGGTGACCTACACGGCGCTCTTTGCGATGCTGGCGGTGATCTTTTCGTCGAGCCTGCTCTTAGGGATCATCTACTACGTGGTCGTGGAGATGGTGGTCGCAGCGATCCCGGTGGTGGAGCTCGCCAGCGTGAAGTTCCATGTGCGCACCATCGCCGGGCTGCAGGGCGCCGACCGCGCCGGCTGGCTCGATAAGCTCATCCTCGATGAGCCGCTGAACTTCGAGTGGTGGTTCGGGCTGCTGGTCGCGGGCATCATCACGGTGCTGGCCACGGCGGCGGCCACCGCGATCTTCCGCGAGAAGCAGTTTCACGTCTGA
- a CDS encoding ABC transporter ATP-binding protein — translation MSSPAPTSDAPTGAAPQGAANSEVTRVGRGDVVIAARKLSYWYGQVIGVNDISIDIGQGVVGLLGPNGAGKSTLLKCLTGQLRPATGMATIGGQRVWNNAQAFSKLGFVPEQDAFYEEMSGRAFVTHLTRLQGFSKSDAATLAEEAIATVSLSEQAHRPIREYSKGMRQRIKIAQALAHRPRVLFFDEPLTGTDPVGRRTIIDLIRKLGDEGRTVVVSSHILHEVEAMTSDIVLINRGRVLADGNIYRIREMIDEHPHRIYVECEEPRKLASLLSAFEDTLELSFTERGFFVSTSEPDLAYSRIASLSVEHKLTLRALTSTDNDLSAVFRYLVS, via the coding sequence ATGTCCAGCCCCGCTCCAACTTCTGACGCCCCGACCGGTGCCGCCCCGCAGGGTGCAGCCAACTCGGAGGTCACCCGTGTGGGCCGCGGTGATGTGGTCATCGCCGCCCGCAAGCTCTCCTACTGGTACGGCCAGGTCATCGGGGTCAACGACATCTCCATCGACATCGGCCAGGGCGTGGTGGGACTTCTCGGGCCCAACGGCGCCGGCAAATCTACCCTGCTCAAATGCCTCACCGGCCAGCTTCGCCCGGCCACGGGCATGGCCACCATCGGCGGGCAGCGGGTCTGGAACAACGCTCAGGCGTTTTCAAAGCTGGGCTTTGTGCCCGAACAGGACGCCTTCTACGAAGAGATGAGCGGGCGCGCCTTTGTCACCCACCTCACTCGCCTCCAGGGTTTTTCAAAAAGCGACGCGGCGACGCTGGCCGAAGAGGCCATCGCCACGGTCAGCTTGAGTGAGCAGGCTCACCGCCCGATCCGCGAGTACTCCAAGGGCATGCGCCAGCGCATCAAGATCGCCCAGGCGCTCGCGCATCGCCCCCGGGTGCTCTTCTTTGATGAGCCGCTGACCGGCACCGATCCGGTGGGCCGACGCACGATCATCGACCTGATCCGCAAGCTCGGCGATGAGGGGCGCACCGTGGTGGTCTCCAGCCACATCCTGCACGAGGTCGAGGCGATGACCTCCGATATTGTGCTCATCAACCGCGGCCGCGTGCTGGCCGACGGCAACATCTACCGCATCCGCGAGATGATCGATGAGCACCCCCACCGCATCTATGTGGAGTGCGAGGAGCCCCGCAAGCTCGCCAGCCTCCTGAGCGCCTTTGAAGACACCCTGGAGTTGAGCTTTACCGAGCGTGGCTTCTTCGTCTCCACCTCCGAGCCCGATCTGGCCTACAGCCGCATCGCCTCACTCTCGGTGGAGCATAAGTTGACGCTGCGCGCGCTCACCTCCACCGACAACGATCTCTCGGCGGTCTTCCGCTACCTGGTCTCCTGA
- a CDS encoding ABC transporter permease, with the protein MSIRDQQYTRYEGPLVERFAWWTIAWISLRTYWRFWRTKLVVLGSWLIPLIFGVLIVGEYAMRSQLGQMGAAEAPGRGPVVVFLQFEVFALALVYVANGCGIISDDLRHRTVQLYFSKPISRFDYAFGKFLCLFMLGALTAIVPAILLSGLRVAFFASTEYAGQVAALHAVGVVMAVGLVAVMSAMVVGLSSLTSRTGYAVLGWLGALIVPLILHAIFGSVSGGHAAAALFSLTGNLTLLGQAMLEGGPDFPETVPMWAPFVVTLGLGGAGIAALGHRVSRLEGIA; encoded by the coding sequence ATGTCGATCCGCGATCAACAGTATACCCGCTACGAAGGTCCCCTCGTTGAGCGATTTGCCTGGTGGACCATCGCCTGGATCTCGCTTCGCACCTACTGGCGCTTCTGGCGCACCAAACTTGTGGTGCTGGGCAGCTGGCTCATCCCGCTGATCTTCGGGGTGCTCATCGTCGGCGAGTACGCGATGCGCTCGCAGCTCGGCCAGATGGGCGCAGCCGAGGCCCCGGGGCGCGGGCCGGTCGTGGTCTTTTTGCAGTTCGAGGTCTTTGCGCTGGCGCTGGTCTATGTGGCCAACGGCTGCGGGATCATCAGCGACGATCTTCGCCACCGCACCGTGCAGCTCTACTTCTCCAAGCCCATCAGCCGCTTTGATTATGCGTTCGGGAAGTTCCTCTGCCTCTTTATGCTGGGCGCGCTGACCGCCATTGTGCCGGCGATCCTCTTAAGCGGGCTGCGCGTGGCGTTTTTTGCCTCCACCGAATACGCCGGCCAGGTCGCCGCGCTGCATGCCGTAGGCGTCGTGATGGCGGTGGGCCTTGTGGCGGTGATGAGCGCGATGGTCGTGGGGTTGAGCAGCCTGACCAGCCGCACAGGTTACGCGGTGCTGGGGTGGCTGGGCGCGCTTATTGTGCCGCTGATTCTGCACGCGATCTTCGGCTCGGTCAGCGGCGGTCACGCCGCTGCGGCGCTCTTCAGCCTCACCGGCAACCTCACGCTTCTGGGTCAGGCGATGCTTGAGGGCGGCCCGGACTTCCCCGAAACGGTGCCGATGTGGGCGCCCTTTGTGGTGACGCTGGGGCTGGGCGGTGCGGGCATTGCTGCGCTGGGCCACCGCGTCAGCCGTCTGGAGGGCATCGCCTGA
- a CDS encoding ABC transporter ATP-binding protein, translating to MLFRLDNVQKDYKGFAALKGISFELESNAVGLLGPNGAGKSTLIKALLGLIPINGGSAEVLGMRLPQDARAIRRAVGYMPENDCYLPYMTAVDYVSFNGQLCGLPKSEAFRRAHEVLYYVGLGEARYRQLGGFSTGMKQRAKLAQALVHGPRLLFLDEPTNGLDPKGREEMLELIEDVRERDVRIVLSTHLLPDVEKICDSVVMLNQGALVHVGSLAELQKSDDPVIEVGTRDENARFVTLLTEAGFAVEQAGMHLKVRLSGTQSADDLVRLAVEHKVQLRHFLPQRLTLETAFLALLDQETSRARPELGA from the coding sequence GTGCTCTTTCGACTCGACAACGTCCAGAAGGACTACAAAGGCTTCGCCGCGCTTAAAGGCATCAGCTTCGAGCTGGAGTCGAACGCAGTCGGGCTGCTCGGCCCCAACGGCGCGGGCAAGTCCACGCTCATCAAAGCGCTCTTAGGGCTCATCCCCATCAATGGCGGCAGCGCCGAGGTTCTGGGCATGCGTCTTCCTCAAGACGCCCGGGCCATCCGCCGCGCGGTGGGCTACATGCCCGAAAACGACTGCTATCTGCCCTACATGACCGCCGTCGATTACGTCAGCTTCAACGGCCAGCTCTGCGGGCTTCCCAAAAGCGAGGCGTTCCGGCGCGCCCACGAGGTCCTCTATTATGTGGGGCTTGGCGAGGCGCGCTACCGCCAGCTGGGCGGCTTCTCCACGGGCATGAAGCAGCGCGCCAAGCTCGCGCAGGCGCTTGTGCACGGCCCGCGCCTGCTCTTTCTCGATGAGCCCACCAACGGGCTCGACCCGAAGGGGCGAGAGGAGATGCTGGAGTTGATTGAGGATGTGCGCGAGCGCGATGTGCGCATTGTGCTCTCCACCCACCTTCTGCCCGACGTTGAGAAGATCTGCGACAGCGTGGTCATGCTCAACCAGGGCGCGCTGGTGCATGTGGGCTCGCTGGCCGAGCTGCAGAAGAGCGATGACCCGGTCATTGAGGTGGGCACCCGCGATGAGAACGCGCGTTTTGTCACACTTCTCACCGAGGCGGGCTTTGCGGTCGAGCAGGCCGGCATGCACCTCAAAGTGCGCTTGAGCGGCACGCAGAGCGCCGATGATCTCGTGCGCCTGGCCGTCGAGCATAAGGTGCAACTTCGCCACTTCTTGCCTCAGCGTCTCACGCTGGAGACGGCCTTTCTGGCGCTCCTCGATCAAGAAACCTCCCGGGCACGCCCGGAGCTCGGTGCTTAA
- a CDS encoding serine/threonine protein kinase produces the protein MRICPKCNRRFPDNTLFCPDDGKALVHRVDNPTPADSAPPASAPMRNPHPTGQQHSGQQPGRAPTRTNPPAAARRDTSPPLDPNNLVGQSLFGEYTITRKLGEGGMGAVYLAQQNSIDQKIAVKVLHEHSAESEELIQRFHREARVVSMLTHPNIIRVFIFGRTDGGLLYLAMEYVEGQSLRDRMGSQPMEEIQAIKLMKQLCSGLSEAHDLGIIHRDLKPDNVLLTNFRGESNFVKILDFGIAKINEVEGGPEQQKLTQAGIVYGTPEYLSPEQAQALELDHRTDLYSLGVMLFELLTGKVPFTGTTPVQILTAHVFNEVPKPSSVAPGPIAPTMERIILKALSKDPADRFEDAMAMFEALVAREQEIIRERGLSGRAAYVPGMELTGMYRAIDLSQEQPGLPPAASVEEVESAPTLAMAAPVTGAPAAGAAAAAAAQPSQPAKSNDSTRTIITVVIGLASFIFLVLVAIIGYLLTR, from the coding sequence ATGCGGATCTGTCCCAAATGCAACCGTCGTTTTCCCGACAACACGCTCTTTTGTCCGGATGACGGCAAAGCGCTCGTCCACCGCGTCGATAATCCCACGCCGGCCGACAGCGCACCACCGGCCTCTGCGCCGATGCGAAACCCGCACCCCACAGGCCAGCAGCACTCCGGTCAACAGCCGGGGCGCGCGCCGACGCGCACCAATCCGCCGGCCGCCGCGCGCCGTGATACCAGCCCGCCTCTCGATCCGAACAACCTCGTCGGACAGAGCCTTTTTGGCGAATACACCATCACCCGCAAGCTGGGTGAAGGGGGCATGGGCGCGGTCTACTTAGCGCAGCAGAACTCCATCGACCAGAAGATCGCGGTGAAGGTCCTGCACGAGCACTCCGCCGAGAGCGAGGAGCTGATTCAGCGCTTTCACCGCGAGGCGCGCGTCGTCTCGATGCTCACCCACCCCAACATCATCCGCGTCTTTATCTTCGGGCGCACCGACGGGGGTCTGCTCTACCTGGCGATGGAGTACGTCGAGGGCCAGAGCCTGCGCGACCGCATGGGCTCGCAGCCGATGGAAGAGATCCAGGCCATCAAGCTGATGAAGCAGCTCTGCAGCGGCCTCTCCGAAGCGCACGACCTGGGCATCATTCACCGCGATCTCAAGCCCGACAACGTGCTGCTCACGAACTTCCGCGGGGAGTCGAACTTCGTCAAGATCCTCGACTTCGGCATCGCCAAGATCAACGAGGTCGAAGGCGGCCCCGAGCAGCAAAAGCTCACCCAGGCCGGCATCGTCTACGGCACTCCGGAGTACCTCTCCCCGGAGCAGGCCCAGGCCCTGGAGCTGGACCACCGCACCGACCTCTACAGCCTGGGCGTAATGCTCTTCGAGCTGCTCACCGGCAAGGTTCCCTTCACGGGCACGACCCCCGTGCAGATCCTGACCGCGCATGTGTTCAATGAGGTTCCCAAACCCTCCTCGGTGGCACCGGGGCCGATCGCCCCGACGATGGAGCGCATCATCCTCAAAGCCCTCTCCAAAGATCCCGCCGATCGTTTCGAAGACGCCATGGCGATGTTCGAGGCGCTGGTCGCCCGCGAGCAGGAGATCATTCGCGAGCGAGGCCTCAGCGGCCGCGCCGCCTACGTGCCCGGCATGGAGCTCACCGGCATGTACCGCGCCATCGACTTAAGCCAGGAGCAACCCGGGCTGCCTCCGGCGGCATCGGTCGAAGAGGTCGAGAGCGCGCCGACGCTGGCGATGGCCGCGCCGGTCACGGGTGCCCCGGCGGCAGGCGCGGCCGCAGCCGCCGCCGCACAGCCGTCTCAGCCCGCCAAATCCAACGACTCCACGCGCACGATCATCACCGTGGTGATCGGCCTGGCCTCCTTCATCTTTCTGGTGCTCGTGGCCATCATCGGCTACCTGCTCACTCGCTGA
- the queG gene encoding tRNA epoxyqueuosine(34) reductase QueG, translating to MTMVEANPEERRALREAIEAQALRLGFEACAIIPAERLPTARAYQEWLSEGRHGSMHYMENHQPLRVDPSVLEPGTRSVIVLLSNYRQPTDLFEGGMRVASYAHGDDYHDFLWDRMRTLAAFVHNETGAEVATRPAVDSAPLLERDLARMAGLGWVGKNALLIRQGLGSFTIISEVLVGLDLGEPAEPAADRCGRCTRCIDACPTGAIISPQVIDARRCISYLTIELRGPIPRRLRPLIGDHLFGCDICQAVCPWNRRAPLSEDASFAPREAYRALSPLELLGFNHARYVETFRRSPMKRAKLGGLKRNAAVVVGNTGSAADVPTLLRYLENEDDAVVRGHIAWALGRLGGDAAREGLRVARESEDDALVLDELRFALAMAGGA from the coding sequence ATGACCATGGTAGAAGCCAACCCCGAGGAGCGGCGCGCGCTGCGAGAGGCGATTGAGGCACAGGCGCTGCGGCTGGGCTTTGAAGCCTGCGCCATCATACCCGCCGAGCGTCTGCCCACGGCGAGGGCGTATCAGGAGTGGCTCAGCGAGGGTCGCCACGGCTCGATGCATTATATGGAGAATCATCAGCCGCTGCGGGTCGACCCGAGCGTGCTGGAGCCGGGCACCCGCTCGGTGATTGTGCTCCTGAGCAACTACCGTCAGCCCACCGACCTCTTTGAGGGGGGAATGCGCGTGGCGAGCTATGCGCACGGCGACGACTACCACGACTTTTTATGGGACCGGATGCGCACGCTGGCGGCCTTCGTTCATAATGAGACCGGCGCCGAGGTTGCGACTCGCCCCGCGGTCGATTCGGCGCCGCTGCTGGAGCGTGATCTGGCGCGGATGGCGGGCCTGGGCTGGGTGGGGAAAAACGCGCTGCTTATTCGCCAGGGGCTTGGGAGTTTTACGATCATCTCGGAGGTGCTCGTCGGCCTCGATTTAGGGGAGCCGGCCGAGCCCGCCGCCGACCGCTGTGGACGTTGCACCCGCTGCATCGATGCCTGCCCCACCGGCGCGATCATCTCGCCGCAGGTGATCGACGCGCGCCGCTGCATCTCGTATTTGACCATCGAGCTTCGGGGGCCCATTCCACGCCGACTTCGCCCGTTGATCGGCGATCATCTTTTTGGCTGCGACATCTGCCAGGCGGTCTGCCCCTGGAACCGGCGCGCGCCCCTCAGTGAGGATGCGAGCTTTGCGCCCCGGGAGGCCTACCGCGCGCTCAGCCCGCTGGAACTTCTGGGCTTTAATCACGCGCGCTACGTCGAGACCTTTCGGCGCTCGCCCATGAAACGCGCCAAACTCGGGGGGCTCAAACGCAACGCCGCGGTGGTGGTGGGAAATACAGGGTCCGCGGCGGACGTGCCCACACTCCTGCGTTACCTCGAAAACGAAGACGACGCGGTGGTGCGCGGCCATATCGCCTGGGCGCTGGGGCGCCTCGGTGGCGACGCGGCCCGGGAAGGCCTGCGAGTGGCGCGCGAGAGCGAAGATGATGCGCTGGTGCTCGATGAGCTGCGCTTTGCCCTGGCGATGGCCGGCGGCGCCTGA
- a CDS encoding R2-like ligand-binding oxidase, which yields MTMASAGQARVFKSTRVGGLDFESFPMRLFQKAKKFGIWDPQSFDFSKDRADWESFSPEQREVLLHLSSLFLGGEESVTLDLLPLIGVVAEEGRLEEEMYLTSFLWEEAKHVEVFRRFLDEVAQDASDLTRFHGPCYQAIFYQELPTALGRLRNDPSPVAQAEASVTYNLIVEGVLAETGYHAYFQMLEANDVMPAMREVVGKLKQDESRHLAYGVYLLSRLVAEHGDEVWEAIDRRMNHLLPLALGMIDEMFAAYDELPFGLSMDDFVMFATAQFQKRYERVAKAREQDLEEIVGT from the coding sequence ATGACGATGGCAAGCGCTGGTCAGGCCCGTGTGTTTAAGTCCACCCGCGTCGGCGGTTTGGACTTTGAGAGCTTCCCGATGCGACTTTTTCAGAAGGCCAAGAAATTCGGCATCTGGGATCCGCAGAGCTTTGATTTTTCCAAAGATCGCGCCGACTGGGAGTCGTTTTCTCCGGAGCAGCGCGAAGTGCTCCTGCACTTGAGTTCGCTCTTTCTGGGCGGCGAAGAGTCGGTCACCCTCGATCTTCTGCCGCTGATCGGGGTGGTGGCTGAGGAGGGGAGGTTGGAGGAGGAGATGTATCTGACCTCCTTTCTCTGGGAAGAAGCGAAACATGTGGAGGTGTTCCGGCGTTTCCTCGATGAGGTGGCGCAGGACGCCAGCGACCTGACGCGTTTTCACGGGCCCTGCTACCAGGCGATCTTCTACCAGGAGCTCCCCACCGCGCTGGGACGCCTTCGCAACGATCCCTCGCCGGTGGCGCAGGCCGAGGCGTCGGTGACCTACAACCTCATCGTCGAGGGTGTGCTGGCGGAGACCGGCTACCACGCCTATTTCCAGATGCTGGAGGCTAACGATGTGATGCCGGCGATGCGCGAGGTCGTCGGAAAGCTCAAGCAGGATGAATCGCGTCACCTGGCCTACGGCGTGTACCTCTTGAGCAGACTTGTGGCCGAACACGGCGATGAGGTCTGGGAGGCGATCGATCGGCGCATGAATCACCTCCTCCCGCTGGCGCTGGGCATGATTGATGAGATGTTTGCGGCCTATGACGAGCTGCCCTTCGGGCTCTCCATGGACGATTTTGTGATGTTTGCCACCGCGCAGTTCCAGAAACGCTACGAGCGAGTTGCAAAGGCACGCGAACAAGATCTGGAGGAAATCGTCGGGACGTGA
- a CDS encoding N-formylglutamate amidohydrolase — protein sequence MSEPGIMRVERPEEQRVPVIVDVPHAGEWIPDDVHEEMVIGERVLRRDLDLYVDQIWAKTTELGATLVASNVSRYVVDLNRAEDDISPETVEGGKRILRPGYYQDRGVVWRTTTARTPVMAGPMSKAAFKRRLNTFYHPYHQTLREEIERVKSQFGYCILLDGHSMPSMGRKGHDDPGRRRAEIVPGDVEGQSCDTTLRWLVEEHFREQGFSVRSNEPYKGGWITRHYGQPQQGVHAIQIEIRRDLYMDERSFRIRREGLERLAEACTALIPRCGELDEEALRPSKRPRF from the coding sequence ATGAGCGAACCAGGTATCATGAGAGTCGAGCGTCCGGAGGAGCAACGCGTTCCGGTGATCGTCGACGTGCCGCACGCCGGGGAATGGATCCCCGACGATGTGCACGAAGAGATGGTCATCGGTGAGCGCGTCTTGCGCCGCGATCTGGATCTTTATGTGGATCAGATCTGGGCAAAGACCACCGAGCTGGGGGCGACGCTGGTCGCCTCCAACGTGTCGCGTTACGTGGTGGATCTGAACCGCGCCGAGGACGACATCTCCCCGGAGACGGTCGAGGGCGGCAAGCGCATCTTGCGACCCGGCTACTATCAGGATCGGGGCGTGGTCTGGCGCACGACCACCGCGCGCACGCCGGTGATGGCCGGGCCGATGAGCAAGGCGGCGTTTAAGCGCCGGCTCAACACCTTCTACCACCCCTACCATCAGACGCTCCGCGAGGAGATCGAGCGGGTCAAAAGCCAGTTTGGCTACTGCATCCTGCTCGATGGCCACTCGATGCCCTCCATGGGGCGTAAGGGCCACGATGATCCGGGGCGCCGGCGAGCCGAGATCGTGCCGGGTGATGTGGAAGGGCAGTCCTGCGACACGACGTTGCGCTGGCTGGTCGAGGAGCATTTCCGCGAGCAGGGCTTCAGTGTGCGTTCCAACGAGCCTTATAAGGGCGGCTGGATCACGCGCCATTACGGCCAACCCCAGCAAGGGGTGCACGCCATTCAGATCGAGATCCGACGCGATCTTTATATGGATGAGCGCAGCTTCCGCATCCGTCGTGAAGGGCTGGAGCGGCTGGCCGAGGCCTGCACCGCGTTGATCCCGCGCTGTGGCGAGCTCGATGAGGAGGCGCTGCGCCCCTCGAAGCGGCCGCGTTTCTAA
- a CDS encoding YqaA family protein, with protein MSEAPEVADDKLMRRLLWQSLGIMVVMFTVTALLGYWLREPITAMATSFVQVLGPLGIFLGVLAADAISFPIPASTYLFAGVAADAAVIPVLIATSLASLMGGALAYVVGPQVARIPFLDRRLELFRPRGEALFKRWGAWAVGIAAVTPMPFSVVCWLAGIYRMPFKRFFTATLVRVPRVCVYYALFAFGWASAAA; from the coding sequence TTGAGCGAAGCCCCCGAAGTTGCCGACGACAAACTGATGCGACGCCTGCTCTGGCAGAGCCTGGGCATCATGGTCGTGATGTTTACCGTGACCGCCCTGCTGGGCTACTGGCTGCGCGAGCCCATCACCGCGATGGCCACGAGCTTTGTGCAGGTGCTCGGCCCGCTGGGGATCTTTCTGGGTGTGCTGGCTGCCGACGCCATCAGCTTCCCCATCCCTGCCTCCACCTACCTTTTTGCCGGCGTGGCCGCCGACGCCGCGGTGATCCCGGTACTCATCGCCACCAGCCTGGCCAGCCTGATGGGCGGCGCGCTGGCCTACGTGGTCGGCCCTCAGGTCGCGCGCATCCCCTTTCTGGATCGCCGCCTGGAGCTCTTTCGCCCCCGCGGCGAAGCCCTCTTTAAGCGCTGGGGCGCCTGGGCCGTAGGCATCGCCGCGGTCACACCGATGCCCTTCTCGGTGGTCTGCTGGCTGGCCGGCATCTACCGCATGCCTTTTAAACGCTTCTTCACCGCCACACTGGTGCGCGTCCCCCGGGTCTGCGTCTACTACGCCCTCTTCGCCTTCGGCTGGGCCAGCGCCGCGGCCTGA